A region of Nostoc sp. 'Peltigera membranacea cyanobiont' N6 DNA encodes the following proteins:
- a CDS encoding CHAT domain-containing protein codes for MAQNWLRITHQDYKIQLSWQRGYESPRFASEVAFQQPFDEENAAELRWYLEDYLKFPYGIFPDNAVKIEQKLQHWGQQLFELVFRSTDKGREFFQEATREGLDNCELGIISDNAEVLNLPWELLYSPDYQFLAPSLAGMYRSLSSQGVKAPLPAMPDDQLNILLVIARPYDRQDVGFKTIARPLLAALQPIRQRVNLKVLRPPSLKAFEAELQANKGFYHIVHFDGHGNFDSETQGVLVFEDEQGNEQAVSAREIAQYLTDCRVPIFVLNACKSGQVGEEAFSSVAGQLVKLGAKGVVAMAYTIKAKGAEHFIGRLYGELVRGECIATAVAAGRKSMSIDKMRPSPKGNLPLQDWLVPVLYQQEPYTPFVPQKTAPSFADLMAQTDNTPESSKAVGLPDESAYGFIGRDYEILRLERAFRQNHLVLVQGMGGVGKTELAAGFARWLNDTQGRTGGMFFTSFEQGAGLSQVINQIGRALGGERFSQMMPDKQEDVVQQYLQTNPCLLIWDNFEPVNGFPTGNEPLLSGEERNKLKRFLKELRGGKSWVLITSRREEPWLDCGYSLINLRGLSQADAQELAAKILQTVGVERKNLPAEYLDLLKLLGGHPLSLRVVLPHLKTQTPVQLIEALRRGLDTFRGQEEEGREKSLTVSLDYSFAKLSERTRQHLPFLALFCDRVSAEFLAHLSNAKIGNPFTQKYHDIFGENLQKFDWQLILNEASDAGILEYLGLSIYKIHPVLPWYLQQKLAERHSKSIINELEQRLVGFYAGLAARHDLEMIGNAQYATKLLNIEEPNLLQNLRLAQQQQDWHSVQLIIQALGELYERQGRLVEFRQLRNRVYSVLGIKVRLAKTKGITAFALWRHLRGIDANEASQNGELDIARQIYQEILDELQLLNSESIQDEIAVFNHNLGYIAQEKRDFKNAKRHYKIALNLYKSVGDDYQAAYEYLHLGIISHKQDNLEKASHYYYLSLETYKRKNDLYMAAKVYHQLGRLNQDNGEVKQAIIYYEIARKIYENSKSLLELAPVYHQLGMALQEQCKLKEAKFYYLKSVKIFEDNQNFYCAAKTYHQLGRLAREQLGFTEAINYYQKAFENFDNKQNWYAAAITLIAWGETLEVQKNWVEALNKYIQAWVIYPQQEVNLISLEDLRIKALARMLKQLGESEFQSIWREATGEECAGEVREAIWIARDELETES; via the coding sequence ATGGCGCAGAATTGGTTGCGAATCACACATCAAGACTACAAAATTCAACTTTCTTGGCAACGCGGATATGAAAGTCCTCGTTTTGCGTCAGAAGTCGCCTTCCAGCAACCCTTCGATGAAGAAAATGCGGCTGAGTTGCGCTGGTATTTAGAAGATTATCTGAAGTTTCCTTACGGGATTTTTCCAGATAACGCTGTAAAAATTGAACAAAAATTACAGCATTGGGGACAACAGCTATTTGAGCTAGTATTTCGCAGTACAGACAAAGGAAGAGAATTTTTTCAGGAAGCGACACGGGAAGGGCTAGATAACTGTGAACTGGGCATCATTTCTGATAACGCCGAAGTGCTGAACTTGCCTTGGGAGTTGCTATATTCCCCCGACTATCAATTTCTTGCACCTTCACTGGCGGGGATGTATCGCAGTCTCAGCAGTCAGGGCGTAAAAGCACCATTGCCAGCAATGCCCGATGACCAACTAAATATTTTACTAGTTATTGCCCGTCCTTACGATCGGCAAGACGTTGGGTTTAAAACCATTGCCCGTCCCCTGCTGGCGGCGCTGCAACCGATACGACAGCGAGTCAATCTTAAGGTATTGCGTCCCCCTAGCTTGAAAGCATTTGAAGCAGAACTGCAAGCGAATAAGGGTTTTTATCATATCGTCCATTTTGATGGACATGGGAATTTTGACAGCGAGACTCAGGGAGTTTTAGTTTTTGAGGATGAACAGGGAAACGAGCAAGCTGTCAGCGCTAGGGAAATTGCCCAATATTTAACAGATTGTCGCGTGCCAATTTTTGTACTGAATGCTTGCAAGTCTGGACAAGTAGGGGAAGAAGCTTTTTCTTCTGTGGCGGGACAGTTGGTGAAATTGGGGGCTAAGGGTGTGGTAGCGATGGCATACACAATTAAAGCCAAAGGTGCAGAACACTTTATTGGACGGTTGTATGGGGAATTAGTCAGGGGAGAGTGTATCGCCACAGCAGTTGCAGCAGGGCGTAAGTCTATGTCTATTGACAAAATGCGCCCCAGTCCCAAAGGAAATTTACCTTTACAAGATTGGCTTGTGCCGGTGTTGTATCAGCAGGAACCCTATACGCCTTTTGTTCCTCAAAAGACAGCACCCAGTTTTGCCGATTTGATGGCGCAAACAGACAACACCCCAGAAAGCAGCAAGGCTGTAGGTTTACCTGATGAAAGCGCTTATGGTTTTATTGGGCGGGATTATGAGATTTTGCGTTTAGAGAGAGCATTTCGGCAAAATCATCTGGTTTTGGTGCAGGGAATGGGCGGCGTTGGTAAAACTGAGTTAGCCGCAGGTTTCGCCCGCTGGTTAAATGACACTCAAGGACGTACAGGCGGTATGTTCTTCACTTCCTTTGAACAGGGTGCGGGGTTGAGTCAGGTAATTAACCAAATTGGTAGGGCGTTAGGAGGTGAGAGATTTTCCCAAATGATGCCAGATAAGCAAGAGGATGTGGTGCAGCAATATCTGCAAACTAATCCCTGCTTGTTGATTTGGGATAACTTTGAACCTGTTAACGGTTTCCCTACGGGGAATGAACCATTATTGAGTGGGGAAGAGAGAAACAAGCTGAAGCGGTTTCTTAAGGAATTGCGGGGTGGTAAATCTTGGGTATTAATTACCAGTCGCCGCGAAGAACCTTGGCTAGATTGTGGGTATAGTTTAATCAACTTGCGGGGGTTGTCTCAAGCGGATGCCCAAGAGTTAGCCGCGAAGATTTTGCAAACGGTGGGAGTTGAGAGAAAGAACCTGCCGGCAGAGTATTTGGACTTGTTGAAATTGTTGGGGGGACATCCCTTGTCTTTGCGGGTGGTGTTGCCGCATTTAAAGACACAGACACCTGTGCAGTTAATTGAGGCGCTGCGACGGGGGTTGGATACTTTTAGGGGACAAGAGGAAGAAGGGAGAGAAAAATCTCTTACTGTGTCGTTGGATTATTCCTTTGCGAAGTTATCGGAACGTACACGCCAACATTTACCATTTTTGGCGTTGTTTTGCGATCGGGTTAGCGCAGAGTTTCTGGCGCACTTATCTAACGCAAAAATTGGTAATCCTTTTACACAAAAGTATCATGATATTTTTGGGGAAAATCTGCAAAAATTTGATTGGCAATTGATTTTAAATGAAGCATCAGATGCAGGGATTCTAGAATATCTTGGTCTAAGCATCTATAAAATTCACCCTGTCCTACCTTGGTATCTGCAACAAAAGCTAGCTGAACGCCATTCTAAATCAATTATTAATGAATTAGAACAAAGACTGGTTGGTTTTTATGCAGGTCTAGCTGCTAGACATGATTTGGAAATGATTGGCAATGCTCAGTATGCAACTAAGCTCTTAAATATTGAAGAACCAAATTTGTTACAAAATTTACGACTAGCACAACAACAACAGGATTGGCACAGTGTACAACTAATTATACAAGCTTTAGGAGAACTCTATGAGCGACAGGGACGTTTAGTTGAGTTTAGACAGCTGAGAAACAGGGTATATAGTGTACTAGGTATAAAAGTAAGACTTGCTAAGACAAAAGGTATAACTGCTTTTGCTCTTTGGAGACACTTAAGAGGAATTGATGCAAATGAAGCATCTCAGAATGGTGAATTGGATATAGCCCGACAAATCTATCAAGAGATTTTGGATGAGCTTCAATTATTAAATAGTGAATCTATACAGGACGAGATTGCTGTATTCAACCATAATCTAGGTTACATAGCACAAGAAAAAAGAGATTTTAAAAATGCAAAGCGACACTACAAAATAGCACTTAATCTATACAAGTCTGTAGGTGATGACTATCAAGCTGCTTATGAATATTTGCACTTGGGTATAATATCTCACAAACAAGATAATTTGGAGAAAGCAAGTCATTATTATTATCTATCTCTTGAAACTTATAAGCGAAAGAATGACTTATATATGGCTGCTAAAGTTTACCACCAGCTAGGTAGACTAAATCAAGATAATGGAGAGGTAAAACAAGCCATTATTTACTATGAAATTGCTCGTAAAATTTATGAAAATAGTAAAAGCTTGCTTGAATTAGCTCCTGTATACCATCAGCTTGGCATGGCTTTACAAGAACAATGTAAGCTTAAAGAAGCAAAGTTTTACTATCTAAAATCAGTAAAAATTTTTGAAGATAATCAGAATTTTTATTGTGCCGCTAAAACCTATCATCAACTAGGTAGATTAGCAAGAGAACAATTAGGTTTTACAGAAGCTATTAATTATTATCAAAAAGCATTTGAAAATTTTGACAATAAGCAAAATTGGTATGCTGCGGCTATAACGTTGATAGCGTGGGGAGAAACATTGGAAGTCCAAAAAAATTGGGTTGAAGCTTTAAATAAGTATATTCAAGCTTGGGTAATTTATCCCCAGCAAGAAGTAAATTTGATTAGCTTAGAAGATTTAAGAATAAAAGCATTAGCCCGTATGTTAAAACAGTTAGGTGAAAGCGAGTTTCAAAGCATTTGGCGCGAGGCGACGGGTGAAGAGTGCGCTGGAGAGGTGCGCGAGGCAATTTGGATAGCGCGAGATGAGCTAGAAACAGAGTCGTAG
- a CDS encoding type II toxin-antitoxin system VapC family toxin has protein sequence MKVLLDSNVILDVALERQPFFGNSETVVLFVEAGQIEGYICASSFSDLYYIIRKDKGRNLALEFLREIVTFCRVATLDSTAINMALNLNFRDFEDAIQYSAAVLNHLDAIITRNPRDFPVATPRIITPEELIQELTNTP, from the coding sequence GTGAAAGTCCTCTTAGACAGCAATGTTATTCTGGATGTTGCTCTTGAGCGACAACCTTTTTTTGGCAATAGCGAGACAGTTGTATTATTTGTTGAAGCGGGGCAGATAGAAGGCTACATCTGTGCATCTTCCTTTAGTGACCTTTACTACATTATCCGTAAAGATAAAGGTCGAAATTTAGCCCTTGAATTTTTGAGGGAAATAGTTACCTTCTGCCGTGTCGCCACCCTAGATAGTACCGCAATCAACATGGCACTAAACCTTAACTTTAGAGATTTTGAAGATGCTATTCAATACAGCGCTGCGGTACTCAATCACTTAGATGCTATTATTACTCGCAATCCTAGAGATTTTCCAGTTGCTACTCCCAGAATTATCACACCTGAAGAGTTGATTCAGGAACTAACAAATACTCCATAA
- a CDS encoding histidine phosphatase family protein produces the protein MSLTLYFLRHGQTECSRNNSFCGSIDSELTPEGLDMAKAFADAYSSMDWTAIFCSPMRRTVLTAKPLCEAIKIEPQLRDGLKEINYGKWEGKTPEVISREYHDDYIRWSADPAWNAPNGGEMAVTIASRALQVIEEIKQNYTSGNVLVVSHKATIRILLCSFLGVDVGRFRFRLGCPVASVSIVEFSSHGPLVKVLADRSHLDERLRNLPGT, from the coding sequence GTGAGCCTAACTCTTTATTTCCTCCGTCACGGACAGACAGAATGCAGTCGCAACAATTCCTTTTGTGGTTCCATAGACTCAGAACTTACTCCAGAAGGGTTGGATATGGCAAAGGCTTTTGCTGACGCATATAGTTCTATGGATTGGACAGCAATATTTTGTAGTCCAATGCGGCGAACTGTATTGACAGCAAAACCTTTGTGTGAAGCAATAAAGATAGAACCACAACTCAGAGATGGTTTAAAAGAAATCAACTATGGTAAGTGGGAAGGAAAAACGCCGGAAGTAATTAGCCGTGAATATCACGATGATTATATTCGCTGGTCAGCAGACCCGGCTTGGAATGCGCCAAATGGAGGAGAAATGGCGGTTACAATTGCTTCTCGCGCCTTGCAGGTAATTGAAGAAATCAAGCAAAATTACACTAGTGGCAATGTTTTAGTCGTTTCACACAAGGCAACCATCAGAATTCTTCTGTGTAGTTTTCTGGGGGTTGACGTGGGACGCTTCCGTTTTCGTTTGGGATGCCCTGTGGCTTCGGTCAGTATTGTAGAATTTTCTTCACATGGGCCATTGGTAAAGGTTTTGGCAGACCGCAGTCATTTGGATGAACGATTACGAAATTTACCGGGGACGTGA
- a CDS encoding CsbD family protein, which translates to MSIEDRAKAAAKNVEGKAQEALGNITGDPEDKAKGKAKQAESEVRHGIEDVKDNVKKNID; encoded by the coding sequence ATGAGTATTGAAGATCGCGCAAAGGCAGCTGCTAAAAATGTTGAAGGTAAAGCCCAAGAAGCGTTAGGCAATATCACTGGAGATCCAGAAGATAAAGCGAAAGGTAAGGCAAAGCAAGCTGAAAGCGAAGTACGTCATGGAATTGAAGACGTAAAAGATAATGTGAAGAAAAATATTGACTAA
- the uvrB gene encoding excinuclease ABC subunit UvrB, translating into MTEFCLQAPFSPTGDQPQAIAQLTASIQSGNRYQTLLGATGTGKTFSVAAVIEKIGKPTLVLAHNKTLAAQLCNELRDFFPNNAVEYFVSYYDYYQPEAYIPVTDTYIEKTAAINDEIDMLRHSATRSLFERRDVIVVASISCIYGLGMPAEYLKAAIPLQIGMEVNQRQILRDLANVQYSRNDIEMGRGKFRVRGDVLEIGPAYEDRIIRVEFFGDEIDAIRYIDPVTGEILKSLEAVNVYPARHFVTPEERLEGACHDIAAELKQQKLDLEQAGKLLEAQRIDQRTRYDLEMLREVGYCNGVENYSRHLAGRQAGESPECLIDYFPKDWLLVIDESHVSVPQIRGMYNGDQARKKVLIEHGFRLPSAADNRPLKAEEFWQKVNQCVFVSATPGNWELEVSEDHVIEQVIRPTGVVDPEISVRPTEGQIDDLLGEIKDRADRHERVLITTLTKRMAEDLTEYLQDHGIGVRYLHSEITSIERIEILQNLREGKFDVLVGVNLLREGLDLPEVSLVAIMDADKEGFLRTERSLIQTIGRAARHVQGQAILYADNMTGSMIKAIDETDRRRGIQTAHNRLHGITPQPIVKKSSNAILAFLDVSRRLNATDLKVVDEHLDELPLEQIPQLITLLEAQMKEAAKKLEFEEAGKLRDRIKHLRDKMLGR; encoded by the coding sequence ATGACAGAATTTTGTCTTCAAGCTCCCTTTAGTCCGACAGGCGATCAACCACAAGCGATCGCACAATTAACTGCTAGTATCCAATCAGGCAACCGTTACCAAACTTTACTAGGAGCCACTGGAACCGGTAAGACATTTTCGGTAGCAGCAGTTATAGAGAAAATTGGCAAGCCTACTTTAGTTCTCGCGCACAACAAAACCCTGGCTGCACAGCTTTGTAACGAGTTGCGAGATTTCTTTCCCAACAACGCAGTCGAGTATTTCGTCAGCTACTACGATTACTATCAGCCAGAAGCGTATATTCCCGTTACCGATACTTATATTGAAAAAACGGCGGCGATTAATGATGAAATAGATATGTTACGGCATTCAGCGACGCGATCGCTTTTTGAACGCCGTGATGTCATTGTCGTAGCTTCCATCAGTTGCATCTACGGTTTAGGAATGCCAGCAGAATATCTAAAAGCTGCCATTCCCCTTCAGATAGGTATGGAAGTAAATCAACGCCAGATTTTAAGAGATTTGGCAAACGTTCAATATAGTCGCAACGACATCGAAATGGGTCGAGGAAAGTTTCGCGTCCGAGGTGATGTCTTAGAAATTGGCCCAGCTTATGAAGACCGAATTATTCGCGTCGAATTCTTTGGTGATGAAATTGATGCGATTCGCTACATTGACCCGGTGACAGGGGAAATTCTTAAGAGTTTGGAAGCTGTGAATGTTTACCCTGCGCGTCACTTTGTCACACCAGAAGAACGCTTAGAAGGAGCTTGTCACGACATCGCCGCTGAGTTAAAACAGCAAAAGCTAGACTTAGAACAAGCTGGGAAACTATTAGAAGCACAACGCATAGATCAGCGTACACGCTATGACTTAGAAATGCTCCGCGAGGTAGGTTACTGCAACGGCGTTGAAAACTATTCCCGTCACTTAGCAGGAAGACAAGCGGGAGAATCACCAGAATGTTTAATTGATTATTTTCCTAAAGATTGGCTATTAGTTATTGATGAATCTCACGTTAGCGTACCACAAATTCGTGGTATGTATAACGGCGATCAAGCTAGAAAAAAAGTTTTAATTGAACATGGATTTCGGCTTCCTAGCGCTGCTGATAACCGTCCTTTAAAAGCCGAGGAATTTTGGCAAAAGGTTAATCAGTGTGTTTTCGTTTCCGCCACTCCCGGAAATTGGGAATTAGAAGTTTCTGAAGACCATGTAATTGAGCAAGTAATTAGACCAACTGGGGTGGTCGATCCAGAAATTTCTGTACGTCCCACAGAAGGGCAAATTGATGATTTGTTAGGAGAAATTAAAGATAGAGCCGATCGCCACGAACGAGTATTAATTACCACATTAACTAAGCGGATGGCGGAAGATTTAACCGAATATTTGCAAGACCACGGGATCGGGGTACGATATTTACATTCAGAAATTACTTCTATTGAGCGCATTGAGATTTTGCAGAACTTGCGTGAGGGAAAATTTGATGTTTTGGTTGGTGTTAATTTGCTGCGGGAAGGTTTAGATTTACCCGAAGTTTCTTTAGTAGCAATTATGGATGCAGATAAAGAAGGTTTCTTAAGAACCGAGCGTTCCTTAATTCAAACTATTGGTAGAGCCGCCCGTCACGTCCAGGGACAAGCGATTTTGTATGCCGATAATATGACAGGTAGCATGATTAAAGCTATTGATGAAACAGATAGGCGGCGTGGGATTCAAACAGCACATAATCGATTGCATGGGATTACACCACAACCAATAGTGAAAAAATCAAGTAACGCGATTTTGGCTTTTTTAGATGTATCTCGGCGGTTGAATGCAACTGATTTGAAAGTTGTAGATGAACATCTAGATGAATTGCCATTAGAACAGATTCCCCAATTGATTACTCTGTTAGAAGCGCAGATGAAAGAGGCGGCGAAGAAACTGGAATTTGAAGAGGCGGGTAAATTGCGCGATCGTATTAAGCATCTGCGAGATAAAATGCTAGGACGTTAA
- a CDS encoding chlororespiratory reduction protein 7 gives MPDPLMYHQDNFVVLETNQQEQFLTQPELLEKLKTTLQKLTSQDLPPDVQKFDTFEAQAQYLLDTSCELDIGTGQYLQWYAVRLEK, from the coding sequence ATGCCAGATCCATTAATGTATCACCAAGATAATTTTGTTGTTCTAGAAACAAATCAACAAGAACAGTTTTTAACACAGCCTGAGTTATTAGAGAAACTTAAAACAACTCTCCAAAAGCTCACAAGTCAAGACTTACCACCTGATGTGCAAAAATTTGACACATTTGAAGCTCAAGCACAGTATTTACTAGACACAAGTTGCGAATTAGATATTGGGACTGGGCAATATTTGCAATGGTATGCAGTTCGCTTAGAAAAGTAA